The region aaataaaataaataaatgctgcatatatagtatgcatataaagtGTATAATGTAATTGTGCGGccttaatatattattaaaaaataagtataacCCTATTCCGTGACGGTAACATAAGttatatatgcttatttattatacatatatattataattatcattgaagtgatatatatatttttaattacaaaataatttaatcttaaaaatattttatcttattataatggaaaaacaaagtaaaatatataacataaatgtaaaaaatcatAGCTTATTAGaataagtaaaaaataataaaattaaataaggatatcctaataaatatggataataaatgtaaatacatacaaaaaattgtaaaattaCAAGAATGGGCACAAATACCATGCGCACAAATGTAATATAAGAAtacaattattaaatatgaaatataattgtgaaatttttgaaagtttccaatttttcatatgaataaacctatataatatattatacataacgaaaaaatacatataatatattattatggcattaaaatatattttagtatttatttaatgttCATGATCCAtgccattttttaatttttaatgaaattcaaattttttttcattacaaaatttacttgtgatttatatttttagattGTGTTACGTTGATCGaattgtaaataatttttcccatacattaattttacttttctcttcgttttttttcaacgccataaatatattttgaagtgagtatattataaaattgaagaACAATTTATTCaccttatatatatataatatatatacatactaTATACGTACATTTATGTACctgcatttatatatatatgtatatattatattacgTACATTTATGTACttgcatttatatatatacgcTTATTGAATACGCTTCATATACATATCGGTGTATATATACTCACAATCTTTTACTCCCCTATCCCTTTCCCTTTTTGTACCTTGGATATTATCTTAAAGGGGGAAAGCggattaaaaaatagaaataaacATGATTTTATATCCAAATAAGTACTTACTATCCGGCACATTAAAATGTATGCTGGCAGctcacatatataaattgcCGGTAGAGCTAAGTgatgatttttatttcactcGTACATTTGAAATTGAGAAAAGTTTAGTAGTGAATAAGAGGCCACTgcttatatatgaaaacaaATTTGTAAGTTCCACAAATgcaatatgttttttattgcatcgattaaaaaataaaggtaTAAACGCAAAAAGTTTCGATGACAAACTACGTTTATATTTGGCATGGATCGAATGGAGCGatatattagaaaaaaacattgagcgcttgaataaaaaaaaaataatcgaAAGTTTAGATGTGTTAGAGTCTTATTTGAGTGAGAATAATAACAAGGAGTTTATATGTGACGACGCTGAGCAAATCAAAAGAGAGGATGGATGCGATGAAACAGATCAAAGCCAAGAAAATGGTACATGCGGAATTTCATTAGCAGATATCTATGTATACACATCTTTGAAATATTCGAATATTGTTATATGTAATGAAAGTTGGTCACATATAAGCAGTTATGTAGAAAGGATAAATAATTTGGAAGATGTACAAAAAGTAATAGAAACAGTTGAAAAGGttcataaattaaaaaatatatatagtttatttatatcaaaaatttgtgaaaaaaatattaatgatcatgtaaaaaatgataatttttatgtaactACTGCTattaattatgtaaatGGCGACCCACATATAGGGCATGCATACGAAATCGTATTAGCTGACACAATAGCTAGATATCACAGAAATTTAGGAAGAGATTTGTTTTTTACAACCGGTGCAGATGAGCATGGATTAAAGATAGCAAATCAAGCAGCAAGAAACAATATGACACCACAAGAATTATGTGACcaaaatgtaataaaatttaaaaacctaaataaaaatttacataCCACAGAAGATTATTATGTTCGAACAACTTCAGAAactcataaaaatattgcacAATCTATATGGACGAAATGTATGGAAAATggtgatatatatttgggTGAATATGAAGGATGGTATAATGTTCGAGAAGAGACATATATACCCGAAAATGAAGCTAAATTAATGAATTATATGGACCcattaaataatgtaaaactagaaaaaatgaaagagccatcatatttttttagaatGTCTAAATATCAAGATAGATTACTACAACATATACATGATAATCCAGATTATATACAACCAGAAAAGAATCGAAATGAGATATTACAAAGATTAAAAGAACCATTAGAAGATTTGTCTTGTAGTAGAACAAAATTCAGTTGGGGTATTCCTGTCCCAAATGATCCAAAGCATGTAATGTATGTATGGATGGATGCGTTAATAAATTACTATTCGAATTGCTTTATAAATGACcaagaaaaaatgaaatattggCCACCAgatattcaaataatagGAAAAGATATTGTTTGGTTTCATGCAGTAATTTTCCcaacaattttaatgtcTGTAAATATAGAATTACCTAAATGTGTATTTTCACATGGTTTTGTATTAGCTAGTGATGGTAAAAAAATGTCGAAATCTTTAAAAAACGTGATTGATCCAAAAGAAATTATAGAAGCATATGGATCAGATGCATTTAGATTTCATGTAGTAAAAGAATCTAAAACAGGATATGATATGAGATTTGATATCGATAATTTAGTTGATATGTGTAACTCTGATTTAGCTGATACTATAGGGAATTTAGTACAACGAACATTGTCGCTTTgctttttatcaaataatgCAAAAATTCCACCTTTATATGACGATATAGATATTGAATTGCCATTCTGTATGCtccattttattaacagAATAGAATactatatgaaaaattttcgcgttcataaattttgtgAGAAAACAGTAAATGTTTGTAaagatttaaataaatttttaaccGATTTAGCCCCatggaaatataaacaagaatcggaacaaaataaaaaattacatattATAAGATTAATGTTAGAatctatttattttattgcacattatatagatatagTTGTCCCAACAATAGCATCACAAATATTTAGTCAATTAAATACACCGAAAAGGAAAATTGTGGATTTAAATCCATGGCTAAACAATTTAGAAGAAGgtgtaataattaataacgATCATGttctatttaaaaaatttgaagtAGAAAGCGCtaagataaaaatacaaaaagtTATTATGAAACTATCTAAAGTTATTAAAGTTATAGAACATggagaattaaaaaattcaactCTTTATGAGATTGAAACAGATgatggaaaatatatagctCTTCTAAATTTACCACATAATGAAAGTAACATTAATACACTAACAGTAgctattatgaatataaagcCTCTTaccataaataatataacagTAACTTCTATCATTCCACATGTACATaaagatatttttaaatttaaccCAGACGAAAAAACACCCGTGGGTACTTTAGTGCATgccaaaaattataaaactttAGTTAAACAAAGAGataatttaacaaaaaaagagaTTAACTCATTACAGCTCtcaataattaataataattgtttttatgaaaaaaatgtccCCTTAATTTTCGCTTCCTCTGGCAATCCACTTTACCACGCAACTCAAAGCTCAGGCACcctctatttttttagctaATTTATAGTCACATAATGTGGTTATCCTACATATACCTTGACGGTGTTTAGgcatatttgtttatataccCTTTTATATGTTGATcgatatttttcttattttctctttttcacctttttgttttaaatacctatcctttttaatatacgCGGATAGAGTCATTGAGCTTTAGCTTTTCTTTATCTGCATAATTcgttataaatttttatatatgcatgatAAATAATCTTAGAAAtgttaaataatacatcattttcaatatatatacaaaaaaaaacttttctTAGTTTTTAGTTCTTATGCATAGATAAATCGTgcatatagatatatatatgtaaaaatatttatttatatttaattcatattGGCATATTTTTGCAATATATGTACCATTGtgtgcataaaaaataatataagtataAGGCTATATCAATTTATAGTTTTTAAACGAATCGAACAATATGTTCTTACCAGTTCTAATACCTcacaatatatttgaatatgAATTAAGCAGGACACATACATGGTCACTCctctttaaaatatttaagttttttattactccttcaatgttttaaatttccattttataaattaagtGATTTTACACCgaattatttgatttgttttataattatatcgATATTCACAGCAAACATGTAAAacactttaaaaaatatatcaacaCATAAACATTAATGCATAGGAATAAttgcatatgcataaatcGAATTTTATGTAacttgaaaaataataagaataatGAAAGGTTTAAAAAGTGCACATAACTATATGCAACAtctaattattttattatctcCATAAGTGCAACAGTAATATAAGAAGATTTAGGTAAAGAGCaggttaaaaaaattgatgaCGTATCTTGATAATTTGGTATTTCTTTAATTAAATGCTCATGATATAAACTACTgttagtaaaaataatgttatgGTCAAACTGTTGGTCAATTTCCTCATTTTTATGattcattaaattatacaaGTCGCCTTTTATTATCGGTATTGTGTCTTTCTTCGTTAAGTCCGCTTTAATAAAAACGGAATGAAGATTAGATGGCTTGACTACAATTTTTCTATACCCACCTGAtgcattaaataaatatttgtctGATTTAAAATGATCAAATGATAATTCAAAAGAATCTAAAacgtttttatattcatcaaTTAAGTTAGAAGGGAAAAgtgtatttttatcaccAGGGAGAGGTAAAACGAcatcataaatattatattgggaaatattttcttctgttattataattattttgttttcatcaaaatcaatttcattatttgaaGATGAATCGTTTAGTTTTTTCTCAggataatttatttctgATTCGTTCATACTGTCGTTTGTGTAGTCTGAATTTACATCATCGTGATTCTTTAATTCGGTTTCATAATTGCCTTTATGGGGTACTTGAACTAAATCGCCTATCACAACTTTAAATCCGAATTTGTTCATTCTTATATtagttaaaatattaaaaattaaacttTGCGTTgcatgtataaataatgaaaatatatcttttggtatatttataaatgcgtttttaaaattgtgactattttttaatgaccctaatataattttttcaacatGAGAATTGTTTGATAttgaatttattatttcttctaTTTCATTAGgtagtatatttttttcgttttgttttttgttAAGAAAGTGATTTGaataatcattatttttctggtatttttttttttttttttcgaaattgttttcatttcttattgggtcaatttttattgctTTGTCTGAATTTGAGTTCAGAGTTTGAGTGTCGTTGTCTAGTTTTAGACCTGAATCCGGATCAGTAGGTCCTATTCCATTTAGTTCGGCATTTGGTCTATCATTTCCATTTACAATTTCGTTCTCACTTTTATGGACAATATTGTTAGATTGAATAAATTCTTTCTCTACCTTATCCAGATAGTCCATTAATGCCTTCTTTTTCTCAGGATCCAAATCCGTGTTTTCAATGATAAGAAAAAGAGCTTGCTtgtagtttttttttaaaatagaaataccaatttgataatttttaatttttttactaccAAATCTTTGATGACCATAGTAATTAATAAAgccaaaattttttaaaatttcaaaaaggttatgaaattttattttttcatcttcaTTGTTATTTACTCCcctaattaaaattttgaaaaaattcccttttaaatatcctaaagataatttattttttttatattctaaattggataaataaacattattataccaattgctattattaattaacattttatatatgtcttctttttttattttctggATGCAAAATTTTTGTATTGTTATTCCTCTTTTGTCCTTAATTCCACAATAAGATATATCagaattgttttttttgaaaattatttttaattttttcaatatttcacatatatctttattttctttatataggttaaaatgtaaatattttttatctctttttttgtttcttttttcttctcTCATTTTGTTAATCTTATCTATAAAGTTGTCACTACTTAAGCATTGACCTTCCTTTTCCTGAGTCATTTTGTAACTATTATTGTCGTTTTTTAAGCAATTGTTTTTGCtttcttcttttattataacatCGGTTGTATCGGTCCCAGGTTCTGTGCAGATATCTTTCTCACATTTACTCACTTGATCTGCTTTGGGGGTAGATAAATTATTGATATTACTCAAAATAGGAATGGAATTTTCCTCATTTGATACTTCATTGATTTTACGTTTTTTTCTGATGGAATGGTTTGGAAGATTATCACATGTAGCATCATCATAATTCGACCCCAGTTTATCTTGAAATGAATTTAAATGGGGGTCTTTTTGatgatttatatcattatggCATTCGGTTTGATTTTCCAAGGGTATTCTTATATCGTGgttatttttatccttattaatatcttttaatttttctaatcCTTCCATAAtaacattttcaaaattgtcATTTTTATTCGACCGTAATTTTTTAGCATTCGACTTTAATTTATCGAATATCTCAGGAGgtgtaataattttaagaCAATTAAAATTTGGATAAACTTCTATGATTGTAAAAGGctttttatcatttccCTTATTCTCATTTTCTACTTGATTGTCATTAATTTGACAATTTAAGTGCTCGTATGTATATgattcatttaaattgttgGCTATCTGATCggttaatatatttccatgTGATATAACTGTATCCAATTTAGTAACTGTTTTTGTTTcagttaataaaaaggggcaatatttatttatagcaTTGTGTACATTTTTTcttgcaattttttttttttcatcaacTGATAGAATATCATTTGGTTTGCTATTTTGATCTCCATTGGTTTGATCATTATTTTCGCATAAAGTAGGGTCGTcaaattttgttaaaacACAATATGGAATTGtgaattttctttttgatttttgaaaaggttcattatttgaagattcaattttattgttttctACCTCAGCTTGTtcaaattcatttttttgtgttttattttgttttagtaaaaatatttggtGTAGGATATCCAAAAACTGTTTGAAAACATTTTGATCATACtcatttatatgttttttaaaatgttgaATACATAAATCTGAATTgcttatattttgaaaaatattgattTCATCATGCTTTTCTTTGTCTTCTAAAATTTGATTAATTTTATccttgtttattatttcatccAAATGTAGAataatgttattttttgttatttcaTGAACATGAAAATCTTcgaaaattgtttttactTTACCATTTATACCTTCGagattatgtatattttttctaatcaGATATTCAATTCCATGATTTTCAATATAAGGTAAATTCATCGTTCATAGGGGAATCAAAAATAGAACTGGggatatacaaaattaaagaaaagataatatatataccattatataatatattgtatgaatttttattagaCCTTGCTAAAAAAGggaaagaatatatatcttttaaaaaatataactttttaattttttctattattatttttttgaattattatgttGATCATTTAAGAGTGCAAAGAGGCGAGTTGGTAGTTCtataaaacattatatatataaatatatatgtaatactTTGCAATGCTTAtgtaaaattttgtaaaattgctactcatattttaataaatgtaagaaacaaaaaactATAATGAACAAATATCAGAGAAgaggtaaaaaaaatatatataatccgAAATTATgttgaattatttattttattggcGTTGTTATTGTTacaaaattttcttttttaattacttTGGATGCAACAAAATTggaatttaaatattattgtgcatatttttgtatttttttatgattaaAAAGATGGAAACCAAGTAATATCCATATGATtggatgaaaaaataagtttaGCAAATGTGTTCCCTTTGTAAGGTTTACAAATTAAATagtaaataaatgaatatgcatatatattcccaacgatgataaatttaattttcctCCCTTTAAAAGGGACGATAAAAACAGATAGGAAAGGAAACTATAATATGGTCTCTTAtgtaatttaattatgaaTGAATTTGTATTAAGTACATCCCTACCATATAGACGAGTATGTATATGTTCTGTTATTATACAATTTCAGACATAcgaaaaagtatatatatatgtatctACATTGGTGCTACCCAAATAAAAAGTGAAAACATTTTGCATCGATCAAAATATAacgataatatatttttataatctaTGGAAAAGGGGGAAAtagtattttatatgttcctagatataaacaaaacaccatttatttactacttgtttaattattagaatggttataataaaatagtaaaaaagGATATATTTGCtagcattattttttcattttttaattaagaATACATTGCAACCTTTTCGAAGTTGCTAATAAAATCTAAGGAATAGCTATTATATGCATGgtcaatattatatattattaaattgtaGACTTTTTATTGAAATCTTTGTGAATATCTATATTaagtaatgaaaaaaataaaataatggaaGATACTGCATTGCAACTAGAAAAGTAGTAAAATGGCcatcaattattttttttcataattttttcctatagtttatatttctgatcaaaaaaaagacgAAAAGTTCAaatgttataatattatgtattccttcatatttaatagaattaattgatatatttttaatctaTTTTAATggtttaatttttgtataattaaaacaaatCATTCCTCATGATGGTTACGTTTTggatattttcttttattttccgCATCGATCGTGGTTACGATATTAAAATGgtataaaatgaatatatgtgcatatttgtatcaatgatattaaaaaataaaaaatacatatattatgcaGACCACATGGAAATATACACACAAGGTTTCTATAATTGCCTCGATTTTccaagtaaaaaaaaagatatatgcACTTTGGTAGGCATACCTTTTTGTGCTTGCTCAATTCGAgacaataaataaaggtTGCAGTCTTGTAATATTGTTTTACTTTATACTTCTATGATTAgctcaaaaaaaaacaatgtGATAATCttacattaatatattttatgtggtatataatttaacaaaagaaaatacGGCGATTCAATAAGCAGGTAAatgcttttttaaatagccATATTCAATTTTCTCATGAATTAATAGTGTAAATAATTGTAATCATTGATTATGTTCTAAAAATACTTATATAGATCATTCGAAGGTTTCgaaaaatatgtgtatgCAATATTTTGTCTATTGTTATcgccattttttataatagaGCAAAGATGATAGCATCAAAATGAAGAATGAGCATTTTTACTTAAGAATtgaaatgaatattttttttaattacaatttttttatatgataacataatttttttttatttttatttaatatttttcattttcaattGTTCCATTGTTTCATTTCattgtattttattgcTCACGAAATTTTCTTATTAccatataaatttgaatagacataaacatatgtatttttaataaatttgctTGGAAAGTAATAATTGTATTTActaatcatataaatatatgcatttccTTGTTAGTATAGTAACATAATACGTGTATTACttttggaaaatatatataaaagggAGAATTATtctgaaaaatattattttttagctttcttaaaaaaataagtagcAATGAGGAAAATTATATCtatcaatttttatgtGGCTCTTATAGCATTATACGCATTTCATAATAATGCTTTGTGCCAAGTGGAGCCAAATGGAAGAAAGACGTCCCTAAGAAATGGAAATACTTTAGGTTGGTCTTCATTGCACcatgtaataaataatatagaaaaaccgcaaaatataaattccGGTAATTCTGAGCATCATGGAAATAAACCCAAAGAAACGCAACAATCTAGTGCTGATGGAAAAAAATCCAATGATGTGGTTACCCCAAATGATTCATCACTGGTAACAGAAAATGGTAAAGGAAATGGAGATAGCAATTCACACACcgaagataaaaaaatagaaagcATATCTAGAAATACTTTACCTAATAGTTCCCAAGAAGATGCTAAGACAACCAATAGTCAGACGAATGGTTCTCAGCCTactgataataaaaaagaagatgTAGCTCCAACCagttcaaaaaatataaatggaGATACAGTGGTTCATAAACAAGAAGATAATGCGAATCCGCCTTCAATAGTAGAAAGCGAAAAGGCATTAACGAAGTTAGAAGAAGTCAAtcctgaaaaaaaaaccatagaaaaaaataaagaattagATGCAAACGCTTCTAAGATAGAAGTAAATACAAGGAATGAAgctaatacaaataatagcATAGATGGTGAACAAGCAAATGGTAAAGAAACACCTAAGGAAAATACATCAGAGCCAACTTCCCAGGATAAATTACCAAATACAGGAGCGAATTCTGAGatcaataaaaatgaagataatTCAGCAaatgcaaatataaaagcGCAAGATAAGGTAGAAGGGGAGAAAAAAGACACACCGAATAATGGCAATAATAATGGAGAGCAACTTACTCCAAATGAGCAATTAGAAGGAATAAATACATCAGACACCGTGAAGAACAAAGAAAGTGAAAAAGAGGCAAATGATGCTAATAAtcaaaattcaaataacaaaaataatttggtATTCGAAAGTGATATAGTAAAGAATGtatatgaatttataaTGGCCGAACTTCCAAAAGATAATGTTTTTACAAAGAATATCGAAGAGGCgggtaataatataaataatagtgaCACGGGTTTAGCAAAAGATACAGAGAAAAAtgttgaaaatgaaaagaggGAAGTAATACATGAACAGCCAGTAAAGAACCAAggagaaataaataataaaaatgaaccTAAGGCAGAAGGAAAGGAAACATCCCCATTTAATAATAGCAATATTCATAATTCATTTAGTAAAATTgttgataatattaatgcAGCACAAAACGAAGGAAATACATTATTGagtaatataataaatttatttggtAATCCCGGTTTTATTTCAAATgatgtaaaaaatttagtAAAGGACGCagtttatttaatttcaGCTTTTTGAATGTATTCTAAATAGGTGAAGTAGTATGTGTTTACATTGGGTtatagcatatatatgtattgtAAATCACCTTAATTTTTCTGAAACACTGAATAATAAAGTAAAATGTTTgcaataatgatatattgaGGTAACAATGGTATATAAAGGGGAAAATAtggatgataataataaataaaaataaacagaATTTTCATGTATGGATAAAATGTAGGTAAGTTGCTATTAtcaatatgaatattattaattttttttttttgcaaaaataatatttatttcaattaaaagatgaaaaaaatgaaaatattaaaaacttTACATGCATTAGGATGATACTATTGGTATTTTTGtctattttgttattttattactatttcttatttgtttacaatttggatattttattttttgtgtgttatgaaaaattgctaaaaaacattataaaaataaatacggAAACAACTAGTATGAATAAATAGGAATTTTCAATTGGTATTACgttgataaaattttaaaagttaTAGTATTCCTTATGCACACATGTgcatattaaattaaacaTGTATTTATTACTCTCcggaatatttttattgtcttttttttgttctgtAACCAAGAAGTATCGATTTAATCGttgtattttaaaaacagtTTTTATAGCTAAAGAATACTTTgtcatattataaaaatacacacacatacaatataaatgattattatttttttgttatcaCATTCCAATAATACTAAgatacttttttaaaaatttaataaatatacatatttatcatataactattaatattttttatgaattttttaaactgaataaataaacatatttaacatataactattaatatttatatttatattttgttaatataataaaggtaaaaatgaaaaattttttgtctactttttacatttttcttcttttgaAGATATTAGTATTAGACAACAATGGCGTAAATAgcgaaaatataaatgtacaTACCCCATATTTAAGGGGAATTATGAAAGACAgtcattttaaaatagatAAAGATAAGGAGAATGAAATGAACAATGTCGCTAAAGGGGATGACGAAGTACAAGAAGGAGAAGAAAAGGGTACCAAAAAAGAGGGAGAAGAAGAAGGTGTAAAAAAAGAGGGTGAAGAAGAAGGTACCAAAAAAGAGGGTGAAGAAGAAGGTACCAAAAAAGAGGGAGAAGAAGAAGGTACCAAAAAAGAGGGAGAAGAAGAAGGTACCAAAAAAGAGGGAGAAGAAGAAGGTACCAAAAAAGAGGGAGAAGAAGAAGGTGTAAAAAAAGAGGGTGAAGAA is a window of Plasmodium chabaudi chabaudi strain AS genome assembly, chromosome: 5 DNA encoding:
- a CDS encoding methionine--tRNA ligase, putative, with the translated sequence MILYPNKYLLSGTLKCMLAAHIYKLPVELSDDFYFTRTFEIEKSLVVNKRPLLIYENKFVSSTNAICFLLHRLKNKGINAKSFDDKLRLYLAWIEWSDILEKNIERLNKKKIIESLDVLESYLSENNNKEFICDDAEQIKREDGCDETDQSQENGTCGISLADIYVYTSLKYSNIVICNESWSHISSYVERINNLEDVQKVIETVEKVHKLKNIYSLFISKICEKNINDHVKNDNFYVTTAINYVNGDPHIGHAYEIVLADTIARYHRNLGRDLFFTTGADEHGLKIANQAARNNMTPQELCDQNVIKFKNLNKNLHTTEDYYVRTTSETHKNIAQSIWTKCMENGDIYLGEYEGWYNVREETYIPENEAKLMNYMDPLNNVKLEKMKEPSYFFRMSKYQDRLLQHIHDNPDYIQPEKNRNEILQRLKEPLEDLSCSRTKFSWGIPVPNDPKHVMYVWMDALINYYSNCFINDQEKMKYWPPDIQIIGKDIVWFHAVIFPTILMSVNIELPKCVFSHGFVLASDGKKMSKSLKNVIDPKEIIEAYGSDAFRFHVVKESKTGYDMRFDIDNLVDMCNSDLADTIGNLVQRTLSLCFLSNNAKIPPLYDDIDIELPFCMLHFINRIEYYMKNFRVHKFCEKTVNVCKDLNKFLTDLAPWKYKQESEQNKKLHIIRLMLESIYFIAHYIDIVVPTIASQIFSQLNTPKRKIVDLNPWLNNLEEGVIINNDHVLFKKFEVESAKIKIQKVIMKLSKVIKVIEHGELKNSTLYEIETDDGKYIALLNLPHNESNINTLTVAIMNIKPLTINNITVTSIIPHVHKDIFKFNPDEKTPVGTLVHAKNYKTLVKQRDNLTKKEINSLQLSIINNNCFYEKNVPLIFASSGNPLYHATQSSGTLYFFS
- a CDS encoding U2 snRNA/tRNA pseudouridine synthase, putative; translation: MNLPYIENHGIEYLIRKNIHNLEGINGKVKTIFEDFHVHEITKNNIILHLDEIINKDKINQILEDKEKHDEINIFQNISNSDLCIQHFKKHINEYDQNVFKQFLDILHQIFLLKQNKTQKNEFEQAEVENNKIESSNNEPFQKSKRKFTIPYCVLTKFDDPTLCENNDQTNGDQNSKPNDILSVDEKKKIARKNVHNAINKYCPFLLTETKTVTKLDTVISHGNILTDQIANNLNESYTYEHLNCQINDNQVENENKGNDKKPFTIIEVYPNFNCLKIITPPEIFDKLKSNAKKLRSNKNDNFENVIMEGLEKLKDINKDKNNHDIRIPLENQTECHNDINHQKDPHLNSFQDKLGSNYDDATCDNLPNHSIRKKRKINEVSNEENSIPILSNINNLSTPKADQVSKCEKDICTEPGTDTTDVIIKEESKNNCLKNDNNSYKMTQEKEGQCLSSDNFIDKINKMREEKRNKKRDKKYLHFNLYKENKDICEILKKLKIIFKKNNSDISYCGIKDKRGITIQKFCIQKIKKEDIYKMLINNSNWYNNVYLSNLEYKKNKLSLGYLKGNFFKILIRGVNNNEDEKIKFHNLFEILKNFGFINYYGHQRFGSKKIKNYQIGISILKKNYKQALFLIIENTDLDPEKKKALMDYLDKVEKEFIQSNNIVHKSENEIVNGNDRPNAELNGIGPTDPDSGLKLDNDTQTLNSNSDKAIKIDPIRNENNFEKKKKKYQKNNDYSNHFLNKKQNEKNILPNEIEEIINSISNNSHVEKIILGSLKNSHNFKNAFINIPKDIFSLFIHATQSLIFNILTNIRMNKFGFKVVIGDLVQVPHKGNYETELKNHDDVNSDYTNDSMNESEINYPEKKLNDSSSNNEIDFDENKIIIITEENISQYNIYDVVLPLPGDKNTLFPSNLIDEYKNVLDSFELSFDHFKSDKYLFNASGGYRKIVVKPSNLHSVFIKADLTKKDTIPIIKGDLYNLMNHKNEEIDQQFDHNIIFTNSSLYHEHLIKEIPNYQDTSSIFLTCSLPKSSYITVALMEIIK